From the Candidatus Chromulinivoraceae bacterium genome, one window contains:
- a CDS encoding dihydrofolate reductase family protein, whose product MGKIKCGIGMSIDGYVAGPNQRFDKPMGDIPENYLHHWMFDEPEKHKAELDSLTDASAFIMGKNMFVPKDKADDDGWNGWWGDNPPYHAPVFVLTDQPHEPIEMSGGTTFTFITDGIYSALESAKAAAGDRDISIAGGANTVNQYLAADLIDELWLHIAPVSIGSGAKLFQDTPNLRLKPLEARTTSLVTHIRYEILHS is encoded by the coding sequence ATGGGGAAAATTAAATGCGGAATTGGTATGTCTATAGATGGGTATGTGGCAGGACCCAACCAGAGATTTGATAAACCGATGGGTGACATACCGGAAAACTACTTACATCATTGGATGTTTGATGAGCCAGAGAAACACAAAGCAGAACTTGATAGCCTCACCGATGCGAGCGCTTTCATCATGGGAAAGAACATGTTCGTCCCTAAAGATAAAGCAGATGATGACGGTTGGAATGGCTGGTGGGGTGACAACCCTCCTTATCACGCTCCGGTGTTCGTGCTAACTGATCAACCTCATGAACCTATCGAAATGAGCGGCGGCACAACCTTTACATTTATAACAGATGGAATCTATAGCGCCCTAGAAAGCGCAAAGGCTGCCGCCGGAGACAGGGACATTTCGATCGCAGGGGGTGCAAATACGGTTAATCAATATCTTGCAGCAGACCTTATTGATGAGTTATGGCTTCATATTGCTCCTGTAAGTATTGGAAGTGGGGCTAAATTATTTCAGGATACGCCCAACCTGCGACTTAAGCCACTCGAGGCGCGCACTACTAGTTTGGTTACGCATATTCGATACGAAATTTTACATTCGTAG
- a CDS encoding DUF4260 domain-containing protein, which translates to MQTTKLMKRIVSTEYLIAAVIVALFYVMVGNFQWYWLFILFIVVDLSALGYMANTRIGALVYNLGHSPIGPTLLVALYITTTNQVVLFISLIWLFHIFVDRALGYGLKHTTGFHQTHLGPIGKAKKN; encoded by the coding sequence ATGCAAACAACAAAACTCATGAAACGCATTGTCAGTACTGAATATCTTATTGCGGCTGTTATTGTTGCACTCTTTTACGTTATGGTGGGAAACTTTCAATGGTATTGGTTATTCATTCTCTTTATTGTCGTTGACCTCAGCGCACTTGGCTATATGGCCAATACGCGTATAGGTGCTCTTGTTTACAATCTTGGCCATAGCCCTATCGGACCAACATTGCTCGTCGCCCTTTACATCACCACAACCAACCAAGTTGTTCTCTTTATTTCATTGATTTGGCTTTTCCATATCTTTGTAGATCGTGCTCTAGGCTATGGCCTTAAACACACCACAGGTTTTCACCAGACCCATCTAGGCCCTATCGGTAAAGCAAAAAAGAATTAA
- a CDS encoding ATP-dependent Clp protease ATP-binding subunit codes for MISTELIYGSNRAQKARIGAAIRGIWLRLMLILTILMVLAGVGLLFIQMSTGWLLIGFAAVPFMFKEWYDHELHHLPSPKDPKTIDDIISGDILGQLPKNPTPRHIATAVGRVSSGHFFGARFGITAKFLQDISSEDPGMTSKVWEEALAIREKTGVPHLTGSVLAVALVHVFPDYESLLAHMQLDDEDLLHGVRWQQHIRDLITKHTKPRRTGGIARDWSFGYIPLLTRFGQNISEQISHGGLISTDLEAHTQALDQMIQTFGSGGRQNVALVGGEGVGKTTIVHAFAERLLDAESDLPESLKFRQVFILDSAALIAGAPGRGELENLVMQVLGEAFGAKNIIICLDNAQLFFEEGIGSVDLTNVLLPILEAGRLRIILTMDEQRYLKIGQRNSALINALNRVSVAEANEEETLAVMEDQLITTEYQRKVTYMYQALKEAYRLSQRYVHDLSMPGRAIKLMESAASYAESGLVTMNSVQSTIEKTMDIKVGVANGQEERDKLLNLEDLIHKRMINQVRAVSVVSDALRRAMAGVRNENRPIGTFLFLGPTGVGKTELAKALADVYFGGEDRLIRLDLNEYVRSEDVARLIADGADDSSSLTAQAMKQPFSVVLLDEIEKAHPNVLTTLLQMLDEGILRDIKNREVSFRDAIVIATSNAGADRIREYIERGYQLEQFEKPFIDELINSNQFRPEFLNRFDEIVTFKPLGKQELVQVIDLIIAGINKTLAVQKIRVTVDQDAKLYLVDKGYDPRLGARPMRRIVQRTVENTIAKQMLGGTVTAGGTVAITLDQVRQVLDVAEQANQIAAGEPPVAPQA; via the coding sequence ATGATCTCAACAGAGCTAATCTATGGTAGTAACCGGGCTCAAAAAGCTCGAATTGGAGCGGCTATTCGTGGTATATGGCTGCGTCTTATGCTTATCCTTACGATTTTAATGGTACTAGCTGGTGTCGGACTTCTTTTTATACAGATGTCCACTGGTTGGTTGCTTATTGGTTTTGCGGCCGTGCCTTTTATGTTTAAGGAATGGTACGATCATGAACTGCATCATCTGCCTAGCCCTAAAGACCCTAAAACGATTGACGATATTATATCAGGTGATATTTTAGGACAACTTCCCAAGAACCCCACTCCGCGTCATATTGCAACCGCGGTTGGACGTGTTTCGAGCGGACATTTTTTCGGCGCACGGTTTGGTATTACGGCAAAGTTCTTGCAGGATATCTCATCAGAGGATCCAGGTATGACATCAAAAGTTTGGGAAGAAGCACTGGCTATTCGTGAAAAAACAGGTGTGCCGCATCTCACTGGCAGTGTTTTGGCTGTTGCTCTTGTTCATGTTTTTCCAGACTACGAGAGTCTCCTTGCGCATATGCAACTTGACGACGAGGATTTACTGCATGGCGTTCGTTGGCAACAGCATATTCGTGATCTAATTACAAAGCACACCAAACCTCGCCGTACCGGTGGCATCGCCCGTGATTGGTCCTTCGGTTATATTCCGCTACTAACACGCTTTGGTCAGAATATCAGCGAGCAAATATCTCATGGTGGTTTGATTTCAACGGACCTCGAAGCTCATACCCAGGCGCTCGATCAAATGATTCAAACATTCGGCTCTGGTGGTCGTCAAAACGTGGCGCTGGTTGGTGGCGAAGGTGTTGGTAAGACTACGATTGTTCATGCGTTTGCTGAGCGACTACTAGATGCGGAGTCTGACTTACCGGAAAGTCTTAAATTTCGCCAGGTATTTATACTCGACTCTGCTGCTCTTATCGCCGGTGCACCTGGACGTGGAGAGTTGGAGAATCTAGTAATGCAGGTATTGGGGGAGGCGTTTGGTGCGAAGAATATTATTATATGTCTCGATAATGCACAACTATTTTTTGAAGAAGGTATTGGCTCTGTAGATTTAACAAATGTATTACTGCCAATTCTAGAGGCTGGCCGGCTCCGAATTATATTGACAATGGATGAGCAGCGATACCTTAAAATTGGTCAGCGTAATTCGGCACTCATTAATGCCCTTAACCGCGTGAGCGTTGCCGAGGCTAACGAGGAAGAGACGCTAGCAGTTATGGAAGATCAACTTATCACGACCGAATACCAACGCAAGGTTACCTATATGTATCAAGCGCTTAAAGAGGCATATCGATTGAGTCAGCGTTATGTCCATGACCTCTCTATGCCAGGACGAGCTATTAAACTGATGGAATCGGCGGCATCGTATGCTGAAAGTGGCTTGGTTACGATGAACTCTGTCCAAAGCACTATTGAAAAGACGATGGATATTAAGGTGGGCGTTGCAAACGGTCAAGAAGAGCGTGACAAATTACTTAACCTTGAAGACCTTATTCACAAACGTATGATCAATCAGGTGAGAGCGGTGAGCGTGGTAAGTGATGCTCTGAGGCGAGCAATGGCTGGAGTTCGCAATGAGAATCGGCCCATCGGTACATTCCTGTTCTTGGGCCCAACAGGCGTTGGTAAGACTGAGCTTGCAAAGGCACTAGCTGATGTCTATTTTGGGGGTGAAGATAGGCTTATTAGATTAGACCTAAACGAATACGTACGAAGTGAAGATGTAGCACGCCTGATAGCCGATGGTGCCGATGATTCCTCGAGTCTTACTGCGCAGGCTATGAAACAGCCGTTTAGTGTTGTGCTGCTAGATGAGATTGAAAAAGCACACCCTAACGTGTTGACGACCTTATTGCAAATGCTTGATGAAGGGATCTTGCGTGATATCAAAAACCGCGAGGTTAGCTTTAGGGATGCTATTGTCATTGCAACTAGCAATGCCGGAGCGGATAGGATTCGCGAATACATCGAACGTGGCTACCAGCTCGAACAGTTTGAAAAGCCATTCATTGACGAGCTCATTAATAGCAATCAATTTAGGCCGGAGTTCTTAAACCGTTTTGATGAAATAGTGACATTCAAGCCGCTCGGTAAACAGGAGCTGGTACAGGTAATCGATCTTATTATTGCCGGCATCAATAAAACGCTCGCTGTACAAAAGATACGCGTAACCGTAGACCAGGATGCAAAACTATACTTGGTAGATAAGGGGTATGATCCTCGACTTGGTGCGCGTCCAATGAGACGTATAGTTCAGCGAACTGTCGAAAATACGATTGCAAAGCAAATGCTAGGCGGGACAGTTACGGCGGGTGGTACGGTTGCTATTACACTTGATCAAGTACGCCAGGTACTAGATGTCGCTGAACAAGCGAACCAGATTGCAGCAGGCGAACCGCCTGTCGCTCCGCAGGCTTAG
- a CDS encoding NUDIX hydrolase, which translates to MVSPIDIINEKNRLTGKISNPEEANEHGYWHRGAHVFVFTPSGRVLVQRRSQTTLQHTGFVELGAGGFVDSGETPEIAAARELKEEVGLIVSPNDLIFLGTTRYNHRWGKLRHKTSRGIIYSYAIMLSTEDAALMLEHDEVEWADFIPVKSAQWLVLRGSIRRLGHMTPMYAYYRKQLRQALHVLDIR; encoded by the coding sequence ATGGTCTCGCCAATTGATATTATCAATGAGAAGAACCGACTAACCGGCAAGATTAGCAACCCAGAAGAAGCGAATGAGCACGGCTATTGGCATCGAGGTGCACATGTTTTTGTATTTACTCCGAGTGGACGTGTACTAGTACAGCGCCGCAGCCAAACCACCTTACAGCATACGGGTTTTGTAGAATTAGGTGCGGGTGGTTTTGTTGATAGTGGCGAAACACCTGAGATTGCTGCTGCACGAGAGCTTAAAGAAGAAGTGGGGCTCATAGTCTCCCCTAACGACCTGATATTCTTAGGAACTACGCGCTACAATCATCGCTGGGGAAAACTTCGTCACAAAACAAGCCGAGGTATCATCTATAGTTACGCGATTATGCTATCGACGGAAGATGCTGCACTTATGCTTGAGCACGATGAGGTGGAGTGGGCAGACTTTATACCTGTCAAAAGTGCTCAGTGGCTTGTTCTAAGAGGCTCTATTAGGCGTCTTGGGCACATGACGCCTATGTACGCCTATTACCGAAAACAGCTCCGTCAGGCCCTGCACGTACTTGACATTCGCTAA
- a CDS encoding VanZ family protein, producing MKKFSKVLLVLYLMALLWLVLFKFSFDIPSVLIHYQTRSLNLIPFAGSHLGEMLANFVVFVPFGLLLSINFKQPTIWRKLTYIFIFSVGVEITQFVFAIGATDITDVIMNTSGGLAGLLLYGSTGKVDSSKRDRLITAICAGLIFIIILLRLFVFRVRY from the coding sequence ATGAAAAAATTCTCTAAAGTATTATTAGTCCTCTATCTCATGGCCTTGCTCTGGTTGGTCTTGTTTAAATTTTCGTTCGATATTCCTTCGGTACTCATACATTATCAAACAAGGAGCCTTAACCTCATTCCATTTGCCGGTAGTCACCTAGGCGAGATGCTCGCCAATTTTGTTGTTTTTGTACCTTTTGGGCTGCTCCTAAGCATCAACTTCAAACAGCCTACTATATGGCGAAAACTTACCTATATATTTATTTTTAGCGTTGGCGTTGAAATAACCCAGTTTGTATTTGCCATAGGCGCAACAGACATCACGGACGTCATTATGAATACCTCAGGCGGACTAGCCGGATTGCTACTGTATGGTTCTACAGGAAAAGTTGATAGCTCAAAACGCGACCGATTGATTACTGCTATCTGTGCGGGTCTGATATTCATTATCATTCTCCTACGACTCTTTGTTTTTAGAGTAAGATACTGA